The following are encoded together in the bacterium genome:
- a CDS encoding glucosamine-6-phosphate deaminase — translation MRIIIQKDDAVMSRWAAHYIVNKINTFNVSDGKPFVLGLPTGSTPVGTYKELVRLYKEEKVSFKNVVTFNMDEYVGIPDDHPQSYHYFMNYHLFNHVDINKDNINILNGNAPDLEKECREYEEKIKSYGGIDLFMGGIGPDGHIAFNEPGSSLSSRTRIKTLTLDTIIANSRFFEDDVNKVPKQALTVGVGTVMDSEEVLILVSGLSKARALQKCVEEGVNHMWTVTMLQLHRHGIIVCDEESTQELKVGTVNYFKEMEKSDLDLKLIEK, via the coding sequence ATGAGGATAATTATTCAAAAAGATGATGCTGTAATGAGCAGGTGGGCAGCTCATTATATTGTAAACAAGATAAATACTTTTAATGTTTCTGACGGCAAACCATTTGTCCTCGGCCTTCCCACAGGCAGCACACCGGTCGGTACTTACAAGGAACTTGTCAGGCTTTACAAAGAGGAAAAGGTCTCTTTTAAGAATGTAGTTACATTTAACATGGATGAGTATGTCGGTATTCCTGATGATCATCCGCAAAGTTATCACTATTTTATGAATTATCATCTGTTTAATCATGTTGATATTAACAAAGATAATATAAATATTTTAAATGGTAATGCTCCTGATCTTGAAAAAGAGTGCCGTGAATATGAAGAAAAAATCAAAAGCTATGGCGGCATTGATCTTTTCATGGGAGGAATCGGGCCGGACGGGCATATAGCATTTAATGAACCGGGTTCTTCGCTGTCATCAAGAACCAGAATAAAAACTCTGACTTTGGATACAATTATTGCTAATTCAAGATTTTTTGAGGATGATGTAAATAAAGTACCGAAACAGGCACTTACTGTCGGAGTAGGTACTGTGATGGATTCAGAAGAAGTTCTGATTCTTGTCAGCGGACTGAGTAAAGCGAGAGCTCTTCAGAAATGTGTGGAAGAGGGAGTAAACCACATGTGGACAGTTACAATGCTTCAGCTTCACAGACACGGAATAATTGTCTGCGATGAAGAGAGCACACAGGAACTTAAGGTGGGTACTGTAAATTATTTTAAAGAGATGGAAAAGAGCGATCTGGATTTGAAACTAATTGAAAAATAG